The following are from one region of the Methanoculleus caldifontis genome:
- a CDS encoding 2-oxoacid:acceptor oxidoreductase subunit alpha — MGEYSVLIGGKAGEGINTAGLSIAALFSRLGYRTYMYFDYPSLIRGGHNFAIIRASARAIGAHRTPVDVLLAFDQNSIDNHRERIHSGTTVIYDASQVVEAEGYGLPLDTILNEEKAPRITGNSAMLGALARVAGIGREVLEDVLRESVPAKHLDANLRVAGRGYDGADRVFSVEPLGGPALPVLTGNEVTGLGLVHGGLESYVAYPMTPTSNVLHFLANHAEGLAIKVLHPENEISVILMALGLAYAGEKAAVGTSGGGFCLMTEGLSLAGMAEIPVTIVMGQRPGPSTGLPTYTSQADLHFVLNAGQGEFPRLVVAPGDLDETYAWSATALMLSWKYQVPSIVLTDKTLAEGAFSFDIDAVAPHPDQEPVLWDGTGEYRRYARTGGGVSPLAFPGREGAVVKANSYVHDEAGFTTEAVDETIRLREKMLEKGESLSRELAGYPVVRSYGERNAGATIVCWGSEKWACIEAAEKLGARVVQPLVLAPFPTRAFKEAMIGAGRVACVENNATGQLARLLRQHGFEPGRSVLKYDGRPFAVDELEARLAEVFS; from the coding sequence ATGGGCGAATACTCCGTGCTGATCGGCGGGAAGGCCGGCGAAGGTATCAATACGGCAGGTCTCTCGATCGCCGCTCTCTTCTCCCGCCTCGGCTACCGCACCTACATGTACTTCGACTATCCCTCGCTCATCCGCGGCGGGCACAACTTCGCGATCATCCGGGCCTCGGCAAGAGCGATCGGGGCGCACCGCACCCCGGTCGATGTCCTCCTCGCCTTCGACCAGAACAGCATCGATAACCACCGGGAGCGAATCCACAGCGGCACGACCGTCATCTACGACGCCTCGCAGGTCGTCGAGGCCGAGGGCTACGGCCTCCCGCTCGACACCATCCTCAACGAGGAGAAAGCACCCCGGATCACCGGGAACTCCGCGATGCTCGGCGCGCTCGCCCGGGTCGCGGGGATCGGCCGGGAGGTCCTCGAGGACGTCCTCCGCGAAAGCGTCCCCGCAAAGCACCTGGATGCGAACCTCCGGGTCGCCGGGCGGGGCTACGACGGCGCGGATCGCGTCTTCTCCGTCGAACCCCTCGGCGGACCGGCGCTCCCGGTCCTGACGGGGAACGAGGTCACCGGGCTCGGCCTCGTCCACGGCGGGCTCGAATCCTACGTCGCCTACCCGATGACGCCGACCTCGAACGTCCTGCACTTCCTCGCCAACCACGCAGAAGGCCTCGCGATCAAGGTTCTCCACCCCGAAAACGAGATCAGCGTCATCCTGATGGCTCTCGGCCTCGCCTACGCCGGCGAGAAGGCGGCGGTCGGGACCTCGGGCGGCGGGTTCTGCCTGATGACGGAAGGCCTCTCCCTCGCCGGGATGGCGGAGATACCGGTGACGATCGTGATGGGCCAGCGGCCGGGGCCGAGCACCGGCCTCCCCACCTACACCTCCCAGGCCGACCTCCACTTCGTCCTGAACGCAGGGCAGGGGGAGTTCCCCCGGCTCGTCGTCGCTCCCGGCGACCTCGACGAGACGTATGCCTGGTCGGCGACGGCCCTGATGCTCTCCTGGAAGTACCAGGTCCCCTCGATCGTCCTGACCGACAAGACCCTCGCGGAAGGGGCCTTCTCCTTCGATATCGACGCAGTCGCCCCGCACCCCGACCAGGAGCCCGTGCTCTGGGACGGGACGGGCGAGTACCGGCGCTACGCCCGGACCGGGGGCGGCGTCTCGCCGCTTGCCTTCCCGGGGAGGGAAGGCGCCGTCGTCAAGGCGAACAGTTACGTCCACGACGAGGCCGGGTTCACCACGGAGGCGGTGGACGAGACCATACGGCTGCGCGAGAAGATGCTTGAGAAGGGCGAGAGCCTGAGCCGGGAGCTTGCCGGCTATCCCGTCGTGAGGTCCTACGGCGAGCGGAACGCCGGGGCGACGATCGTCTGCTGGGGCTCGGAGAAGTGGGCCTGCATCGAGGCGGCCGAGAAGCTCGGGGCGCGGGTCGTCCAGCCGCTCGTCCTCGCGCCGTTCCCGACCCGTGCCTTCAAGGAGGCGATGATCGGGGCAGGGAGGGTCGCCTGCGTCGAGAACAACGCCACCGGGCAGCTCGCCCGCCTCCTCCGGCAGCACGGCTTTGAACCGGGGAGATCGGTCCTGAAATACGACGGGCGGCCGTTCGCGGTCGACGAACTTGAGGCACGGCTCGCGGAGGTCTTCTCATGA
- a CDS encoding FMN-binding glutamate synthase family protein, with amino-acid sequence MNLKRPNANEATGTTNRSRDVVPMSGICTRCVDGCKGSCEIWLSSFRGREVLYPGPFGEITAGADKDYPIDYSHLNIQGYAQGAKGLPEGVEANPDTAVFSEVDTTTEYGWDIKVPLRVPIFTGALGSTEIARANWEHFAIGAAIAGITLVCGENVCGVDPKLELDHNGKVSKSPEMDRRIETYRRFHDSYGELLVQLNVEDTRLGTAEYVSSKHNLETIELKWGQGAKCIGGEIKVNTLDRANQLKNRGYIVLPDPRSTEVQAAFKDGAIKEFERHSRLGFVTREGFLDEVDRLRDIGFKRVTLKTGAYSAVELAMAMRYSAEAKIDLLTIDGAPGGTGMSPWPMMNEWGIPTFYIESLAYQFAERLKARGIRVPDLAIAGGFSDEANAFKAIAMGSPYVKAVCMGRGLMIPGMVGKNIQKWLANGELPKTVSKYGSSVEEIFVCYEELKEKHQGRMNEIPLGALGIYTYAQKFRTGLQQVMAGSRNFSLKSVSRSDLMALTEEAEAVSGIPYVMRAYRDAAESILDS; translated from the coding sequence ATGAATCTTAAACGACCCAACGCTAACGAAGCAACAGGAACGACCAACCGTTCCCGGGACGTCGTGCCCATGTCGGGCATCTGCACCCGCTGCGTGGACGGCTGCAAGGGGTCCTGTGAGATCTGGCTCTCTTCCTTCCGTGGCAGAGAAGTTCTCTACCCCGGCCCGTTCGGCGAGATCACCGCCGGAGCCGACAAGGACTACCCGATCGATTACTCGCACTTAAACATCCAGGGATACGCACAGGGCGCCAAGGGGCTGCCCGAGGGCGTCGAGGCAAACCCCGACACCGCGGTATTCTCCGAAGTGGATACCACGACCGAGTACGGATGGGACATCAAGGTCCCGTTGCGGGTCCCCATCTTCACCGGAGCGCTCGGCTCGACCGAGATCGCCCGGGCCAACTGGGAGCACTTCGCGATCGGAGCCGCCATAGCGGGGATCACCCTCGTCTGCGGTGAGAACGTCTGCGGCGTCGACCCGAAGCTGGAGCTCGACCACAACGGCAAGGTCAGCAAGTCCCCCGAGATGGACCGCCGGATCGAGACCTACCGGAGGTTCCATGACAGTTACGGCGAACTCCTGGTGCAGCTGAATGTGGAGGACACGCGGCTTGGAACCGCGGAGTATGTCTCCTCGAAGCACAACCTGGAGACCATCGAGCTGAAGTGGGGTCAGGGCGCAAAGTGCATCGGCGGCGAGATCAAGGTCAACACTCTCGACCGGGCAAACCAGCTCAAGAACCGTGGCTACATCGTCCTCCCGGACCCGAGATCCACCGAGGTCCAGGCAGCCTTCAAGGACGGTGCCATCAAGGAGTTCGAGCGGCACTCCCGCCTCGGCTTCGTCACCCGTGAAGGGTTCCTTGACGAAGTCGACCGGCTCCGCGACATCGGGTTCAAGCGGGTCACCCTCAAGACCGGCGCCTACTCGGCCGTCGAACTCGCGATGGCAATGCGCTACAGCGCCGAAGCCAAGATCGACCTCCTCACCATCGACGGCGCCCCCGGCGGCACGGGCATGAGCCCCTGGCCGATGATGAACGAGTGGGGTATCCCGACGTTCTACATCGAGTCCCTCGCCTACCAGTTCGCCGAGCGGCTGAAGGCACGGGGCATCCGCGTCCCGGACCTCGCGATCGCGGGCGGGTTCTCCGACGAGGCAAACGCCTTCAAGGCGATCGCCATGGGCAGCCCCTACGTCAAGGCCGTCTGCATGGGCCGCGGCCTGATGATCCCCGGCATGGTCGGGAAGAACATCCAGAAGTGGCTCGCAAACGGCGAACTCCCCAAGACCGTCTCGAAGTACGGCAGCAGCGTAGAGGAGATCTTCGTCTGCTACGAGGAGCTCAAGGAGAAGCACCAGGGCCGGATGAACGAGATCCCGCTCGGGGCGCTCGGTATCTACACCTACGCCCAGAAGTTCAGGACCGGGCTCCAGCAGGTCATGGCCGGGTCGCGGAACTTCAGCCTCAAGTCGGTCTCCCGGAGCGACCTGATGGCGCTGACCGAAGAGGCGGAAGCGGTCTCCGGCATCCCCTACGTCATGCGGGCCTACCGCGACGCTGCCGAGTCGATCCTCGACTCCTGA
- a CDS encoding 2,5-diamino-6-(ribosylamino)-4(3H)-pyrimidinone 5'-phosphate reductase: MRPFVFVNIAMSADGKISTRERRQVRISGKEDFSRVDRIKAESDAIMVGIGTVLADNPSLTVKSPDLRAERRAAGRDEHPIRVVVDSRGRIPLDSDILHKGTGRRIVAVSKQAPPEKLEALEEYATVIVAGEETVDLTALLEELHRRGVGRLMVEGGGTLIGALFARGLVDELQTFVGNIVIGGEDAPTPADGPGLLREEDFPRLRLTEAVRLDEGLLIRWGVEKR, encoded by the coding sequence ATGCGCCCGTTTGTCTTCGTCAACATCGCCATGAGCGCGGACGGAAAGATCTCAACGAGGGAGCGGCGGCAGGTGCGAATATCCGGCAAGGAGGATTTCTCCCGGGTGGACCGGATCAAGGCGGAGAGCGACGCCATCATGGTCGGCATCGGGACCGTGCTCGCCGATAACCCCTCGCTCACCGTCAAGTCGCCGGACCTCAGGGCCGAACGGAGAGCGGCAGGCAGGGACGAGCATCCCATCAGAGTCGTGGTGGATAGCCGGGGAAGGATTCCTCTGGACTCGGATATCCTCCATAAGGGGACCGGGAGGCGGATCGTCGCCGTCTCAAAGCAGGCGCCGCCCGAGAAGCTCGAGGCCCTCGAAGAGTACGCGACGGTCATCGTCGCCGGCGAGGAGACCGTCGACCTCACGGCGCTCCTTGAGGAGTTGCACCGCCGGGGCGTCGGGCGCCTGATGGTCGAGGGAGGGGGAACCCTGATCGGTGCGCTCTTTGCCCGCGGGCTCGTCGACGAGCTCCAGACGTTCGTCGGCAACATCGTCATCGGCGGAGAGGACGCCCCCACGCCGGCCGACGGCCCCGGTCTCCTCCGGGAGGAGGATTTCCCGCGTCTCCGCCTCACCGAGGCCGTCCGCCTCGACGAGGGGCTCCTCATACGATGGGGCGTGGAGAAGAGATAG
- a CDS encoding NAD-dependent epimerase/dehydratase family protein, with product MQTDTNPTLLITGGAGFIGSHLAAELLQHGYRVRILDNLTPQVHGPERQRPAHLDRRAEVFVGDIRDPHRLEEALEGVDTVLHLAAVVGERPSMYRIEKYMSVNTTGTAVLLEALLEHPVERLIVASSAAVYGEGLYNSYNGIVHPKVRRSPEQTTRGDWEPRGPDGEVLYPLPTPETKEASPRSIYALSKHDQEEMCRMIGGTYGIPTTVLRLFNVYGPYQGYANPYSGMLTEYASRLLQGLPVRLPEDGGQQRDFVSVYDAARAFRLALETPAAAGKTLNIGSGRSHTLRTIAELFATMTRRQHLAPEVTGTGRVGGVRHCIADIGKAREVLGYAPEVPLEAGLLELTAWVEAEIARRQKVPSPVSATVPSSLRV from the coding sequence ATGCAAACGGATACCAATCCGACGCTCCTCATCACCGGGGGGGCGGGATTCATCGGGTCACATCTTGCCGCAGAGCTGCTGCAGCACGGCTACCGGGTCCGCATCCTCGACAACCTGACGCCGCAGGTGCACGGTCCGGAGCGGCAGCGACCCGCCCACCTCGACCGGCGGGCTGAAGTCTTCGTCGGCGATATCCGGGACCCGCATCGGTTAGAGGAGGCTCTCGAGGGGGTCGACACGGTCCTCCACCTCGCGGCGGTCGTCGGTGAGCGTCCGAGCATGTACCGGATCGAGAAGTACATGAGCGTCAACACCACCGGGACCGCCGTCCTGCTGGAGGCGCTGCTGGAACATCCGGTCGAGCGGCTTATCGTCGCCTCGAGCGCCGCCGTCTACGGGGAGGGGCTCTACAACTCCTACAACGGTATTGTCCACCCGAAGGTCCGGCGTTCACCCGAACAGACAACAAGAGGGGACTGGGAGCCCCGGGGCCCGGACGGCGAGGTGCTCTATCCCCTCCCGACGCCGGAGACGAAGGAGGCGTCGCCGCGCTCGATCTACGCACTCTCCAAGCACGACCAGGAAGAGATGTGCAGGATGATCGGCGGGACCTACGGCATCCCGACGACAGTCCTCAGACTCTTCAACGTCTACGGCCCGTACCAGGGGTACGCCAACCCCTACTCAGGGATGCTGACCGAGTACGCGTCCCGCCTGCTCCAGGGCCTCCCGGTGCGGCTGCCCGAGGACGGCGGCCAGCAGCGCGATTTCGTGAGCGTCTACGACGCGGCGCGGGCCTTCCGCCTGGCCCTCGAGACCCCGGCCGCCGCCGGGAAGACGCTCAACATCGGGAGCGGCCGCTCCCACACGCTCCGGACCATCGCGGAACTGTTCGCGACGATGACCCGGCGCCAGCACCTCGCGCCCGAGGTCACGGGGACCGGCCGGGTCGGCGGCGTCCGCCACTGCATCGCGGATATCGGCAAGGCCCGCGAGGTGCTCGGCTACGCCCCGGAGGTCCCGCTCGAGGCGGGCCTGCTCGAACTCACCGCCTGGGTCGAGGCGGAGATCGCACGGCGGCAGAAGGTCCCTTCGCCGGTCAGCGCCACGGTGCCGTCAAGCCTCCGGGTATAA
- a CDS encoding PAS domain-containing sensor histidine kinase, whose amino-acid sequence MIVIVSFSAVSLMLTAAAPADVHLICPLTYCIPILLVAIWFPRQGFRVTALLVAGFLLILTYVSTLGFAVDPVMTGLHATLFLWVFGATVLFTPGTRGLVDSRCREILAETHDAKFLCDPQTLRLLCASPRCAEILGYAPQNLVGVPAERLWADEGGRTRFVESMKRESYIGSMEATLRAQNGDLRAVLLSGRALVPENLYECTIVDAGNLRDGNTDLVRSNERLLQLIQQSNDIFFVQDAEGRILHFSWLRAPDYGISPDDLIGRGAEALLPGDLAARHAAWVRKVVDEQKTVRYDLDLEIGGALHIFSVMIAPYHGADGSFIGVAGSARDTTEIRRQRLACRQMAWEIDQWKGLVATLSHELRTPLQPLIGYLQMIVEDPAYSGINGETEKLLSTCLACARQERAVVERMVELSLLAKDDADLTVQDISVRQLVDSVISSGEYGLETEISNEIPENACIWGDGGRLRLAVECLVSNAVKYNDPPRKVWIRYAESNQNHYIMVCDNGIGIPADRIASIFGSFSIGGAGQPNRNGWRIGLGLSIANKYARLHGGEITVTSVVGEGSTFTIRIPREV is encoded by the coding sequence ATGATCGTCATCGTGTCGTTCTCGGCGGTCTCGCTCATGCTGACGGCAGCTGCACCGGCTGACGTTCACCTTATCTGCCCCCTCACCTACTGCATCCCCATCCTCCTTGTCGCCATCTGGTTCCCCCGCCAGGGGTTCCGGGTGACCGCACTCCTGGTCGCCGGGTTCCTGCTCATCCTGACCTACGTCTCGACCCTGGGCTTCGCCGTCGACCCGGTGATGACGGGGCTCCACGCAACGCTTTTCCTCTGGGTCTTTGGGGCCACGGTCCTCTTTACGCCGGGCACCCGCGGCCTGGTCGACTCGCGATGCCGGGAGATCCTTGCAGAGACCCACGACGCAAAGTTTCTCTGCGACCCGCAGACCCTTCGGCTGCTCTGTGCGAGCCCACGGTGCGCCGAGATCCTCGGCTACGCCCCGCAGAACCTTGTCGGGGTTCCGGCGGAGAGGCTCTGGGCGGACGAGGGCGGCAGGACGCGGTTCGTCGAGAGCATGAAGCGGGAGAGTTACATCGGAAGCATGGAGGCGACGCTCCGTGCGCAGAACGGCGATCTCCGGGCAGTCCTCCTCTCCGGCCGGGCGCTGGTTCCGGAGAATCTCTACGAATGCACCATCGTGGATGCAGGCAATCTCCGGGACGGGAACACGGACCTGGTCAGGTCGAACGAACGCCTGCTGCAGCTCATCCAGCAGTCGAACGACATCTTCTTCGTCCAGGACGCTGAAGGCCGCATCCTCCACTTCTCGTGGCTGCGCGCTCCCGATTACGGGATCTCACCCGACGACCTGATCGGGCGGGGTGCGGAAGCCCTTCTTCCCGGCGACCTTGCGGCCCGGCACGCTGCATGGGTCCGGAAGGTGGTCGACGAGCAGAAGACCGTCCGCTACGATCTCGACCTGGAGATCGGAGGCGCCCTTCACATCTTCTCGGTCATGATCGCTCCCTACCACGGGGCGGACGGCAGCTTCATCGGGGTCGCCGGCTCGGCGCGCGACACGACCGAGATCCGGCGGCAGAGGCTCGCCTGCAGGCAGATGGCCTGGGAGATCGACCAGTGGAAGGGGCTCGTCGCCACCCTGTCCCACGAGCTGCGCACACCGTTGCAGCCGCTCATCGGCTACCTCCAGATGATCGTGGAGGATCCCGCCTACTCCGGCATCAACGGAGAGACGGAGAAACTCCTTTCGACCTGCCTTGCGTGTGCGAGGCAGGAGCGGGCGGTGGTGGAGAGGATGGTCGAGTTGAGCCTGCTCGCGAAGGACGATGCCGACCTGACCGTCCAGGATATATCCGTCCGTCAACTCGTCGACTCCGTCATCTCCTCCGGCGAATACGGCCTCGAGACTGAGATAAGCAATGAAATCCCCGAGAACGCCTGCATCTGGGGGGATGGCGGCCGGCTGCGCCTGGCGGTGGAATGTCTGGTATCGAATGCGGTTAAGTATAATGACCCGCCAAGGAAAGTATGGATCCGCTATGCGGAATCAAACCAGAACCATTATATCATGGTGTGCGATAATGGCATCGGTATCCCCGCAGATCGCATCGCATCGATCTTCGGGTCGTTCTCTATCGGGGGCGCCGGGCAGCCGAACCGCAACGGCTGGCGTATCGGGCTGGGACTCTCGATCGCGAACAAATATGCCCGTTTGCACGGCGGGGAGATTACCGTGACGAGTGTGGTGGGCGAGGGAAGCACGTTCACCATCAGGATACCAAGGGAGGTATAA